Below is a window of Paramagnetospirillum magneticum AMB-1 DNA.
CGGCTGCCAGCATTGCGACCAGCCGCCCTGCATGGAGGTCTGTCCTTCGACCGCCACCCGCAAGCGCGACGACGGCATCGTCACCATCGACTACGACATCTGCATCGGCTGTTCCTACTGCGCCGTCTCGTGCCCCTACGAGGCCCGTTACAAGGTGGAGTCGGCCGAGTACGTCTACGGCGCCGGCCCCATCTCCCAGGAGAAGGCTCGCGCCGCCCAGCAGAAGATCGGCGTGGTCACCAAATGCACCTTCTGCGTCGAGCGCATCGATGCCGGCGTCAAGGCGGGCAAGGTGCCCGGAATCCACCCCGAGGCCACGCCGGCCTGCGTCAATTCCTGCCTGTCGGGCGCCCTGCGCTTCGGCGATATCGAGGACCCCGACAGCGTCGTGTCGCGGCTGGTCGGCGACAACAAATGGTTCCGCCAGCACGAGGACGAGGGCACGGGGCCGGGATTCTATTACCTGTGGGACGGAGGACGGCCATGAGGCAGGCTTCAGCGGGCAACCATTCCGGATGTCATCCCGAGCGCGAGCGAGGGATCTCAGCCTGGGATGGCGGTGCGAATTCCGAAACGTCGCGCCAGGACGAGATCCCTCCTTCCGGTGGTCGTCGGGATGACAGGAACGGAGGACGGCCATGAGGCAGATGATCACCGCCCGGCTGCAACGGAGCTGGGATTTGCGCGCCGCCGGCAATTTCATCGGTGGCGGGGCCGGAACCGGTCTGGTGCTGGCCAGCGTCCTGCTGGGCGACGGCGGGCTGTCCCTGGTGGCCGGTCTGGCGCTGGTCGGGCTGGGCCTGGCCATGGTCTGGCTGGAGATCGGCAAGCCCTGGCGGGCCCTCAACGTCTTCTTCCATCCCCAGACCTCGTGGATGACCCGCGAAGGCATCGTTGCCGGGCCGCTGATGGCGGTGGGCGGCGGGTACTGGCTGTTGGGCCATCCCGCCCTGCTGGTGCCCCTGGTGGTTTTGGCCGCCGGGTTCCTGTATTGCCAGTCGCGCATTCTGCGGGCGTCGCGCGGCATTCCCGCCTGGAAGCAGGCGGAGATCGTCCCCCTGATCATCACGTCCGGGCTGGCCGAGGGGGCGGGGCTGCTGGCCCTGTTCGCCGAGCCCGCTCCGGCGGTGCTGGCCTGGGCCCTGGCCGCCGGACTGGCGCGGGAAGGGGCCTGGATGTTGTACCGGCGCGGGCTGGTCGCCTCGGGGAATGCCTCCGGCGCGCTGGCCATCTTTGGGTCCGGCCCGGCCCAGGCGGCGCGGATGGCGCAGGGACTCGCCCTGGCGCTGTGGCTCCTGGCCCTGGCCGGATTGCCGGTGGCCCCGCTGGCCGGTCTGCTGGCGGCAGGGTCGGGTTGGGGGATCAAGGCGCTGCTGATCACCCGGGCGGCTTTCACCCGGGGGGCTTCGGTCCCCTATGCCCCGGTGCGCGGGCGCGGCCTGCCCATGGCCTTGGGAGGACGGTGATGAGCAAGCTGGTGGACGGCATCTCCCATGTGGCCGCCGTGCGTCTGGATCGCTCGGCGGTGGACGAGGAGGTGTGCTCGGTGATCGCCGAGGACACCCTGACCATCGCCGTGGAGGGAGTGGGGACCTACACCCTGATGTGGACGCCCACCGGCGGCGATCGGACGGCCATGGCCTATACTCCGGCCGACGGCATCCTGGGTGATGCCGGAGTGGCCGAGCCCCTGGCCATGGCGGTGGGCTTCCTGTTCACCGAAGGCATCATCGAGGCGGTCTCGGACCTGCGCGCCGTGGCCTTCTGTCCCGACGACGCCAAGGTGGTGACGGCCTATCTCGTCGACCCGGCCCGCCCCCAGCCGCGACGTCGCGACGTGATCATGAACAGCTCGTGCGGGGTGTGCGGCGAGGGCGGGCGGCTCGAGGAGCTGATCGCCACCCTGCCCCGGGCGGGCGAGGGTATGGTGGTGGAGATCGCCGCCCTGCACCGGCTGATGGACGAGATGGGGAGCCGACAGGCGGTATTTGCCGCCACCGGCGGCGCCCATGCGGCCGCCGTCTTCGACGCCGTCGGCCGCATCGTCGCCAGCGCCGAGGATCTGGGACGCCACAACGCGCTCGACAAGGTCATCGGCCGCTGCCTGCTGGACGGAATCGACACCTCAGCCTGCGGCGTGCTGCTGTCGTCGCGGCTCAGCCTGGAGATGGTGACCAAGGCGGCGCGGGCCCGCTTCCAACTGGTGGCGGCGGTCTCGGCCCCCACTTCCCTGGCCGTCGAGGTGGCGTCGCAGCGGGGCATCACGCTCTGCGGCTTCCTGCGCGCCGGGCGCTGCACCGTCTACAGCCACCGTCACCGCATCGGAGAGCTACGCGGCTGGGTGAACTGAGCCTCTTGCCCCGTCATATTGTTTGCTAGGTAAACAATCTTGTTGCCAAGGTCGTTGACCTAGTCAACAATGCCCGGAAATGGAATGAGGACATCGCCATGCCGGGCCGTCAGGTCAAAGCCGCCGAGCCAGATGAGAGCGCGGGAACCTCGTTCGGTCCCATGACCGACGAGCTGGGGTTCCACCTGCGCCGCGCCCAGGTGGCGGCCTTCAAGCACTTCGCCCAGACCGTGACGGCGTCCGAGGGCATCACCCCCGGCCTCTACGGCATGCTGCAGGTGATCGCCAACAATTCCGGCCTGACCCAAAGCGCGCTGGCCGAGGTGATGGAGGTCGACCGCTCCTCCATCGTCAAGGTGGTCAACGCCCTGGAGGACAAGGGGCTGATCCGCCGCGACGCCGCCCCCAACGACCGCCGTTCCTACCATCTGCGCATGACCGCCGAGGGGACGCTGGCGATGGCCCGCATCGAGGCGGCGGTGGCCCGCCAGGACCGTGAATTCTCCGCCGGTCTGTCCGACGACGCCCGGCGCCTGCTGATCAGCCTGCTGAAACGTCTCTATTAAAACCAAAAGACCAAAAGCTTCCGAGGGAGGAAGACCGTGAAAAGCATCCTGCGATTGACCCTCAACGGCCGTGCCCGCGAGGATCTGGTGCCCGACAATATGCTGCTGCTGGATTATCTGCGCGAGGTGAGCAATCTCACCGGCACCAAGCAGGGCTGTGACGGCGGCGAGTGCGGCGCCTGTACCGTGCTGGTGGACGACCGTCCGCGTCTGGCCTGCTCGACCCTCGCCCATCAGGTGGCGGGCAAGCGGGTGGAGACGGTGGAAGGCCTGGCGACCCAGGGCACCATCTCCAAGCTGCAGGCCGCCTTCCACGAGAAGCTGGGCACCCAGTGCGGCTTCTGTACCCCCGGCATGCTGATGGCCTCCGAGGCTTTGTTGCGCAAGAACCCCGATCCCAGCCGTGACCAGATCAAAGAGGCGCTGGCCGGCAATCTGTGCCGCTGCACCGGCTATGTGAAGATCATCGAATCGGTGGAAGTGGCGGCCAAGGCCCGCTGCGGCTGCCAGGAGGCGGCCCAATGAGCCCGAAATTCCCCAAGAACGGCACGGTCGGCGCCCGCACGCCTTTGGTCGACGGTGTCGAGAAGGTCACCGGCAAGGCCAAGTACACAGCCGACATCGCCGCCCCCGGCGCCCTGGTGGGGCGTATCCTCAGGAGTCCCGTGGCCCATGCCCGCATCATCTCCATCGACACCTCGGCGGCCGAGGCGCTGGACGGCGTCTACGCGGTCTGCACGGGCGCCGAAACGCCGGTCCCCTATGGCGTCCTGCCCATCGCCGAGAACGAATACCCGCTGGCCCGCGACAAGGTCCGCTATCGCGGCGATCCCGTGGCCGCCGTCGCGGCCGTGGATGAACTGACCGCCGAACAGGCCCTCAATCTCATCAAGGTGGAGTACGAGGTGCTGCCCGCCTACATGACGCCCAAGGCGGCCATGAAGGAGGGCGCCATTGCGCTCCATGACGACAAGCCCAACAACGTGCTGCGCGAGGTCCATGCCGAGTTCGGCGACGTGGAGGCGGCCTTTGGCGAGGCCGAGCTGATCCGCGAGAAGGTCTACACCTTCGCCGAGGTCAACCATGTCCACATGGAGCTGAACGCCACCCTGGCCGAGTATGACCCGGTCCGCGACATGCTGACGCTCAACACCACCACCCAGGTGCCGTACTACGTCCACCTCAAGGTGGCGGCCTGCCTGCAGATGGATTCGGCCCGCATCCGGGTGATCAAGCCCTTCCTGGGCGGCGGCTTCGGGGCGCGCACCGAGTGCCTGCATTTCGAGATCATCGCCGGCCTGCTGGCCCGCAAGGCCAAGGGAACGGTGAAGCTGGTCCAGACCCGCGAGGAGACCTTCATCGCCCATCGCGGCCGTCCGTGGACGGAAGTGAAGATGAAGATCGGCCTGATGCGCGACGGCAAGATCGCCGCCCTGGCCCTGGAGGCCACCCAGGCCGGCGGCGCCTATGCCGGCTATGGCATCATCACCATCCTTTACACCGGCGCCCTGATGCACGGGCTGTATCACATCCCGGCCATCAAGCACGACGCCTGGCGCGTCTACACCAACACGCCCCCCTGCGGCGCCATGCGCGGCCACGGGACTGTGGACACGCGGGCCGCCTTCGAGGCCCTGCTGACCGAGATGGGTGAGGAACTGGGCATCGATTCCCTGGACATCCGCCAGCGCAACATGCTGCCGCAGATTCCCTACACCACCATGTATGCCCAGAAGGTGATGAGCTACGGCGTGCCGGAATGCCTGGAGAAGGTCAAGGCCGCTTCGGGCTGGGCCGAGCGCAAGGGCAAGATGCCCAAGGGCAGGGGGCTGGGCATCGCGCTGTCCCACTTCGTCTCGGGCACCTCGACCCCTAAGCACTGGACCGGCGAGCCCCATGCCACCGTCAATCTCAAGCTGGATTTCGACGGCGGCATCACCCTGCTGACCGGCGCCGCCGATATCGGCCAGGGCTCCAACACCATGGCCACCCAAGTGGCGGCCGAGGTGCTGGGGGTGCGCATGAGCCGCATCCGGGTGATCTCGGCCGACTCTGCCCTGACGCCCAAGGACAACGGGTCTTATTCGTCGCGCGTCACCTTCATGGTGGGCAACGCCTCCATCTCGGCGGCGGAGGAACTGAAGGCCATCCTGGTCAAGGCGGCGGCCAAGAAGCTGGACGCCCGCGAGGAGGACATCGAGGTCATCGATGAAGTCTTCATGGTGGCCGGCAGCCAGGACCCCGGCCTGACCTTCCAGGAGGTGGTGAAGGCGGCGCTGATCGATACCGGCACCATCACGGTGAAGGGAACCTTCACCTGCCCGACCGAGTTCCAGGGCGACAAGAAGATCCGGGGCAGCGCCATCGGCGCCACCATGGGCTTCTGCTACGCGGCCCAGGTGGTCGAGGCCAGCGTCGACGAGATCACCGGCCGGGTCACCGCCCACAAGGTGTGGGTGGCGGTGGACGTGGGCAAGGCGCTCAATCCGCTTGCCGTGGAGGGCCAGACTCAGGGCGGCGTGTGGATGGGCATGGGTCAGGCCCTGTCCGAGGAGACCCGCTGGGACGATGGCAAGATGATGCACGGCAACATCCTCGACTACCGGGTGCCGACCATGGCGGAAAGCCCGGATATCGAGGTGATGATCGTCGAAAGCCTGGACCCCAATGGCCCGTTCGGCGCTAAGGAGGCGTCCGAGGGCATGCTGGCCGGCTTCCTGCCCGCCGTCCATGAAGCGGTCTACGAGGCGGTGGGGGTGCGTTCCACCAAATTCCCGCTATCGCCCGAGACCATCACCGAGCTTCTCGACGCCAAGGAGGCCGCAGAATGAACATCCTCCCCGATTTCCGCACCCTGCGGCCCGCCTCGCTGTCCGACGCCGTCGCCGCCCTGGCCGTTCCCGGGGCCGAGCCCCTGGCCGGCGGTACCGACCTGCTGCCCAACCTGCGCCGGGGCTTAGGCAAGCCCGAGACCCTGGTGGACCTCACCGGCATCACCGGCTTTGCCGCCATCTCGGTGGGGGCCGACGGCACGCTGCGCATCGGTGCCGGCGCCACGCTGGAAGCCGTCGCCGAGGATGCCCGCGTCCTCGCCTCCTGGCCGGTTCTGGCCCAGGCCGCGTCCCTGGTGGCGGGACCCAGCCACCGCGCCGCCGCCACGCTGGGGGGCAATCTGTGCCAGGACACCCGCTGTGTGTTCTATAACCAGTCCGAGTGGTGGCGGTCCGGCAACGGCTTCTGCCTCAAATACGAGGGCGACAAGTGCCATGTGGTGGTCAAGTCCGACCGCTGCTACGCCACCTATCACGGCGACGTGGCCCCGGCCCTGATGGTGCTGAACGCCTCGGCCGAGGTCGTCGGGCCCAAGGGCGTGCGTCTGGTCCCGGTGGCCGATCTGTTCGTCGAAAGCGGCGCCGCCCATCTGAGTCTGGACCATGGCGAAGTGCTGGCCGCATTGCTGGTCCCCCCCGCCACCGGCTGGACCGCCGCCTATTCCAAGGTGCGGGTCAGGGACGCCATCGACTTTCCCCTGGCCGGGGTAGCGGTGGCCTTGAAGCGTGATGGCAATGCCATCGCCGGCTTGCGCGTCGCCATGACCGGCACCAATTCGGCGCCGCTGATGGTTCCCACCGACGCCCTGTGGGGGCGTCCGTGGAACGACGAGACCGCCGAGGCCCTGGTCCAGGCGGTGCGCAAGGTCTCCAACGTCTTGAAGACCACGGTGGCCGGGGTCAAATATCGTCGCAGGGTACTGCTGGCGGTGGCCCGCCGGCAGATGGACTATCTTTGGAACGGGAAGTAGCCGCATGTGCCTCGACGCCATCAAATGCGACCCCGCCGACATGGCGGCCGATGACTGCGGGGTGCTGGCCACCGCGTTGAAGTGGATGGACGAGGGCCGTCGGGTGGTCATGGCCGTGGTCATGGCCACCTGGGGCTCGGCCCCGCGCTCCATCGGCTCCTATATGGCGGTGGATGCCGACGGCACCTTCGCCGGCTCGGTCTCGGGCGGCTGCGTCGAATCCGCCGTCATCTCCGAGGCGCGGGATCTGGAACCGGGCGAACCGCCCCGCCAATTGTCCTTCGGGGTCGAGGACGAGACCGCCTGGGCCGTGGGCCTGCCCTGCGGCGGCAATATCCGGGTGGCGGTGTTTCATCCCGAACGCGATCTGCTGGAAACGGCGGTGCGGCAACAGGCGTCGCGCCAGCCCACCGCCCTGGTTCTCGATCTCGCCACCGGGGCTCAGGCCCTGGTCGGCGACGACGATGTCGGCGGTTCGCTATCCCTCGATCCCCAGCGGCTGGCGGCGGCCCGGACCCATCTGGGGCAGGGGACCTGCGGCGTGGTGGCGGACGAGATCTTCATCCGCACCCATGAGGCGCCCTGGACCCTGATCATCGCCGGGGCCGTCCATATCACCCAGGTGCTGGCCGGCATGGCGCGCCAGACGGGCTTTGCCGTGACCGTCATCGATCCCCGCCGGGCCTTTGCCGACGAGGCACGCTTTCCCGGCACCACTCTGATCTGCGGCGAGCCCGACGAGGTCATGGCGGGCATTGCCCTGGATCGCCGCACGGCCGTGGTCAGCCTCACCCATGTCCCGCGCCTGGACGACGCGGCGCTCCGGGCTGCCCTGGGGTCCGAGGCGTTCTATGTGGGGGCGCTGGGCAGTACCCGGACCCACGCGAAGCGCTGCCAGCGCCTGGAGGACCTGGGCCCGGCATTGAAGCGCATCGCCGCCCCGGTGGGCTGCGATATCGGTGCCCGCACTCCGGCCGAGATCGCCGTGTCTGTCCTGGCCGAACTGATCTCGGCACGGCGGGGCAGGCCCCTGCGGGTACGCTGAGGCGCCCAGCCCCCACCCCAGCCCCCACCCCAGCCCTCCCCCAAGCAAGTTGGGGGAGGGGGCATTCTTCTTTCTCCTCACCCCGACTTCGTCGGGGGGAGGCCGGGTGGGGGGGCCTGCGGCAGCCCCAAAAACCAAAAGGCCCCCGGATCTCTCCGGGGGCCTTGGCATTTCACCCTTGGGGCGAAGGACTTAGCCGTTGACGGCGTCCTTCAGACCCTTGCCGGCGGTGAACTTCGGGGCCTTGGAGGCCGCGATCTTGATGGTCGCACCGGTGCGGGGATTGCGGCCTTCCTTGGCGGCGCGCTGAGTCACCGAAAAGGAACCGAAACCGACCAGGCGGACATCGTCGCCGGCCTTGAGCGCCGAGGTAATGGCGGCGAAGGTCGCGTCGATCACATTGTCGGCGGCAGCCTTGGACAGACCGCTGAGCTCGGCAACCTTGTTCACCAGATCCTGCTTGTTCATGAGACCCCCAATGGAATTGTCGTGACCGATTGAAAATGACACGACCGATGCGAACGTCAACAACTCTGTTGCATGCACGTCGCCCGGCCGAAACCCGAACCCCGAGCTGAAAGCCCAGTCACTGATGGGCTTCCGGCCAGCGGGGAGTTAAGCAATGTGTCGCGTTTTCCGCAACAATACAACGGTCCTGTCCCGAATCGCTGGGGGTTTTCCCCAGGATTTATCAGCTTGCGAATACGCCATCGGGTAAAGACCCTAGTTCCGCCGAATTTCGGCAGAGATCGGCCAGATGCCGGGTCTCGGGCAGCATCCAGTCGCGCACATATTCCGCCACGGCGCGGATGCGGGCGGGATTGGCGGCATGCTCTGCCTTGGCCTCCAGCCGTGCCCAGGCGGCACCGAAGGCCAGCAAACCGGTCAGCCGCAGATACGAAGTGGCGGTCAGCCCGATGTCGCGGCGGCCCAGCATGGCGGCGCTGGCCTCGTCCCAGGCGGCCAGCGCCCGGCCCAAGGCACCGGCAAAGGCGGGGGAGGCAAGGCCCATGGACTCTTCCACCTCGGCCTTGAACTCGGTCAGCGCCCGGCCATTGTCCAGGCGGATGACCCGTCCGGCCACGGTGGCGGCCTGAATGCCGTTGGTGCCCTCGTAGATGCGGGTGATGCGGCCGTCGCGCAGGATCTGCTCCACCCGGTATTCGCGCAGGAAGCCGTAGCCGCCATGCACCTGGATGGCATGGTCGGCGGCTTCCATGGCGGCTTCGGTGGCGAAGGCCTTAGCGACCGGGGTCATCAGCTCCATCAGCGCCGGCCTGTCGCCCAGTTCCAGGTCCACCAGGGTGCGCATCACCATGGCGCGGCAGCCCATGGCCAGGGCCATCTGGGCCAGCAGCATGCGCCGCACGTCGCCGTGCTTGGCGATGAAGTCGGGTCCTCCGTCCTTACCGGCGCGCCCCTGCTTGCGTTCATTGGCATAGGCCAGCGAGCGCTGCAGCGCCACCTCGGCCAGGCCGACGCCCTGGACCGCCACGTCCAGGCGCTCGGCGTTCATCATGGTGAACATGCGGGCGAGACCCTCGCCCGGGGCGCCGATGATCTCGGCCCGGGCGCCGTCGAAGGCCACCTGACAGGTGGGGGACGCATGCATGCCCATCTTTTCCTCCAGCCGCACCACCGAGATGGCATTGCGGCTGCCGTCCTCCAGATGGGAGGGGCAGAGGAACAGGGACAGGCCCTTCACGCCGGCCGGGGCGTCGGGGGTGCGGGCCAGCA
It encodes the following:
- a CDS encoding 4Fe-4S dicluster domain-containing protein, whose product is MTRYVMVADLRRCVGCQTCTASCKETNATPPGVQWRKVLDIEAGQYPDVRRIFLPTGCQHCDQPPCMEVCPSTATRKRDDGIVTIDYDICIGCSYCAVSCPYEARYKVESAEYVYGAGPISQEKARAAQQKIGVVTKCTFCVERIDAGVKAGKVPGIHPEATPACVNSCLSGALRFGDIEDPDSVVSRLVGDNKWFRQHEDEGTGPGFYYLWDGGRP
- a CDS encoding dimethyl sulfoxide reductase anchor subunit, yielding MRQMITARLQRSWDLRAAGNFIGGGAGTGLVLASVLLGDGGLSLVAGLALVGLGLAMVWLEIGKPWRALNVFFHPQTSWMTREGIVAGPLMAVGGGYWLLGHPALLVPLVVLAAGFLYCQSRILRASRGIPAWKQAEIVPLIITSGLAEGAGLLALFAEPAPAVLAWALAAGLAREGAWMLYRRGLVASGNASGALAIFGSGPAQAARMAQGLALALWLLALAGLPVAPLAGLLAAGSGWGIKALLITRAAFTRGASVPYAPVRGRGLPMALGGR
- the fdhD gene encoding formate dehydrogenase accessory sulfurtransferase FdhD, whose protein sequence is MSKLVDGISHVAAVRLDRSAVDEEVCSVIAEDTLTIAVEGVGTYTLMWTPTGGDRTAMAYTPADGILGDAGVAEPLAMAVGFLFTEGIIEAVSDLRAVAFCPDDAKVVTAYLVDPARPQPRRRDVIMNSSCGVCGEGGRLEELIATLPRAGEGMVVEIAALHRLMDEMGSRQAVFAATGGAHAAAVFDAVGRIVASAEDLGRHNALDKVIGRCLLDGIDTSACGVLLSSRLSLEMVTKAARARFQLVAAVSAPTSLAVEVASQRGITLCGFLRAGRCTVYSHRHRIGELRGWVN
- a CDS encoding MarR family winged helix-turn-helix transcriptional regulator, whose product is MPGRQVKAAEPDESAGTSFGPMTDELGFHLRRAQVAAFKHFAQTVTASEGITPGLYGMLQVIANNSGLTQSALAEVMEVDRSSIVKVVNALEDKGLIRRDAAPNDRRSYHLRMTAEGTLAMARIEAAVARQDREFSAGLSDDARRLLISLLKRLY
- the hcrC gene encoding 4-hydroxybenzoyl-CoA reductase subunit gamma; translated protein: MKSILRLTLNGRAREDLVPDNMLLLDYLREVSNLTGTKQGCDGGECGACTVLVDDRPRLACSTLAHQVAGKRVETVEGLATQGTISKLQAAFHEKLGTQCGFCTPGMLMASEALLRKNPDPSRDQIKEALAGNLCRCTGYVKIIESVEVAAKARCGCQEAAQ
- the hcrA gene encoding 4-hydroxybenzoyl-CoA reductase subunit alpha, whose translation is MSPKFPKNGTVGARTPLVDGVEKVTGKAKYTADIAAPGALVGRILRSPVAHARIISIDTSAAEALDGVYAVCTGAETPVPYGVLPIAENEYPLARDKVRYRGDPVAAVAAVDELTAEQALNLIKVEYEVLPAYMTPKAAMKEGAIALHDDKPNNVLREVHAEFGDVEAAFGEAELIREKVYTFAEVNHVHMELNATLAEYDPVRDMLTLNTTTQVPYYVHLKVAACLQMDSARIRVIKPFLGGGFGARTECLHFEIIAGLLARKAKGTVKLVQTREETFIAHRGRPWTEVKMKIGLMRDGKIAALALEATQAGGAYAGYGIITILYTGALMHGLYHIPAIKHDAWRVYTNTPPCGAMRGHGTVDTRAAFEALLTEMGEELGIDSLDIRQRNMLPQIPYTTMYAQKVMSYGVPECLEKVKAASGWAERKGKMPKGRGLGIALSHFVSGTSTPKHWTGEPHATVNLKLDFDGGITLLTGAADIGQGSNTMATQVAAEVLGVRMSRIRVISADSALTPKDNGSYSSRVTFMVGNASISAAEELKAILVKAAAKKLDAREEDIEVIDEVFMVAGSQDPGLTFQEVVKAALIDTGTITVKGTFTCPTEFQGDKKIRGSAIGATMGFCYAAQVVEASVDEITGRVTAHKVWVAVDVGKALNPLAVEGQTQGGVWMGMGQALSEETRWDDGKMMHGNILDYRVPTMAESPDIEVMIVESLDPNGPFGAKEASEGMLAGFLPAVHEAVYEAVGVRSTKFPLSPETITELLDAKEAAE
- the hcrB gene encoding 4-hydroxybenzoyl-CoA reductase subunit beta, translated to MNILPDFRTLRPASLSDAVAALAVPGAEPLAGGTDLLPNLRRGLGKPETLVDLTGITGFAAISVGADGTLRIGAGATLEAVAEDARVLASWPVLAQAASLVAGPSHRAAATLGGNLCQDTRCVFYNQSEWWRSGNGFCLKYEGDKCHVVVKSDRCYATYHGDVAPALMVLNASAEVVGPKGVRLVPVADLFVESGAAHLSLDHGEVLAALLVPPATGWTAAYSKVRVRDAIDFPLAGVAVALKRDGNAIAGLRVAMTGTNSAPLMVPTDALWGRPWNDETAEALVQAVRKVSNVLKTTVAGVKYRRRVLLAVARRQMDYLWNGK
- a CDS encoding XdhC family protein, whose product is MCLDAIKCDPADMAADDCGVLATALKWMDEGRRVVMAVVMATWGSAPRSIGSYMAVDADGTFAGSVSGGCVESAVISEARDLEPGEPPRQLSFGVEDETAWAVGLPCGGNIRVAVFHPERDLLETAVRQQASRQPTALVLDLATGAQALVGDDDVGGSLSLDPQRLAAARTHLGQGTCGVVADEIFIRTHEAPWTLIIAGAVHITQVLAGMARQTGFAVTVIDPRRAFADEARFPGTTLICGEPDEVMAGIALDRRTAVVSLTHVPRLDDAALRAALGSEAFYVGALGSTRTHAKRCQRLEDLGPALKRIAAPVGCDIGARTPAEIAVSVLAELISARRGRPLRVR
- a CDS encoding HU family DNA-binding protein, coding for MNKQDLVNKVAELSGLSKAAADNVIDATFAAITSALKAGDDVRLVGFGSFSVTQRAAKEGRNPRTGATIKIAASKAPKFTAGKGLKDAVNG
- a CDS encoding acyl-CoA dehydrogenase family protein; the protein is MIDYRTPLPDLLFALRHGAGAARLPHWDDETAETVLTHAAAMVDEVIAPLDPVGDIEGTKLVDGRVVMPQPFVDAYRQFAGDGWQGLAVPEEDGGQGLPHILASALSEMLSGACITYQMVLSLAHGAMRTLAASGSEAQRAAWIPRLAAGEVLATMCLTEAQAGSDLGLVRTMASPQADGSWSISGGKIFISGGDQNLTGGQIMHLVLARTPDAPAGVKGLSLFLCPSHLEDGSRNAISVVRLEEKMGMHASPTCQVAFDGARAEIIGAPGEGLARMFTMMNAERLDVAVQGVGLAEVALQRSLAYANERKQGRAGKDGGPDFIAKHGDVRRMLLAQMALAMGCRAMVMRTLVDLELGDRPALMELMTPVAKAFATEAAMEAADHAIQVHGGYGFLREYRVEQILRDGRITRIYEGTNGIQAATVAGRVIRLDNGRALTEFKAEVEESMGLASPAFAGALGRALAAWDEASAAMLGRRDIGLTATSYLRLTGLLAFGAAWARLEAKAEHAANPARIRAVAEYVRDWMLPETRHLADLCRNSAELGSLPDGVFAS